Proteins encoded in a region of the Apilactobacillus apisilvae genome:
- the mvaD gene encoding diphosphomevalonate decarboxylase, which produces MNHPITARAHTNIALTKYWGKKNEQLIIPNNSSISLTLDEFYTDTTVQFIDELSNDVIYLNDKLLSDNNKIIKFMDIVREKAGISTFAEIHSYNHVPTSAGLASSASGFAALAAAASKAAGLDLNEIELSRLARLGSGSATRSIYGGFAKWKKGNDDKTSYAVSVQDPVKMDIRMIAIVLNNSPKKISSREGMKISVETSPYYESWIKQTNDDLKTVENAIKDNNFTILGKTAELNSMRMHSLTLSSDPSYLYLNNDSLTVIHAVKNLRKNGIECYFTMDAGPNVKIICQSNNVSSIVKKISNLFNNNQIKVSKPGSKVKYL; this is translated from the coding sequence TTGAATCACCCTATTACTGCAAGAGCACATACTAATATTGCCTTAACTAAATATTGGGGAAAGAAAAATGAACAATTAATAATCCCTAATAACAGTAGTATTTCATTGACTTTAGATGAATTTTATACTGATACTACTGTCCAATTTATTGATGAGTTATCCAATGATGTTATTTATTTAAACGATAAGTTATTATCAGATAATAACAAAATAATTAAATTTATGGATATAGTTAGAGAAAAAGCTGGAATCAGTACTTTTGCTGAAATACATTCTTATAATCATGTCCCTACTTCAGCTGGATTAGCATCTTCAGCATCTGGATTTGCAGCTTTAGCTGCTGCCGCTAGTAAAGCTGCAGGTCTAGATTTAAATGAAATCGAACTATCTAGATTAGCTAGATTAGGTTCTGGTTCTGCCACTCGTTCAATCTATGGTGGGTTTGCTAAATGGAAAAAAGGAAATGATGATAAAACTTCTTATGCTGTAAGCGTTCAAGATCCGGTTAAAATGGATATTAGAATGATTGCTATTGTTCTAAATAATAGTCCTAAAAAAATTAGTAGTCGTGAAGGAATGAAAATATCAGTAGAAACTTCCCCCTACTATGAATCATGGATAAAACAAACTAATGATGATTTAAAAACTGTTGAAAATGCTATTAAAGATAATAATTTTACAATTTTGGGTAAAACTGCTGAATTAAATTCAATGAGAATGCATTCACTAACGCTAAGTTCAGATCCTTCATATTTATATCTAAATAATGATAGTTTAACTGTTATTCATGCAGTCAAAAATTTGAGAAAAAATGGTATTGAATGCTATTTTACGATGGATGCAGGACCTAATGTTAAAATAATTTGTCAATCAAATAATGTAAGTAGCATAGTTAAAAAAATATCTAATTTGTTTAATAATAATCAAATTAAGGTTTCAAAACCTGGTAGTAAGGTTAAATATTTATAA